The Bdellovibrio sp. NC01 genome includes the window ATACGTTACCAGCACTCGAGTCCCACCCTGTGGAGTAGGGAACTTCCATGCCGCAACCCTATTCAATATACATCCCTCAACGGTTGCGTTCTTAAGTGTTGTGTCTCCGATTAACTGTTGTTCCACTTGGCCCGTTGGACCGATCGTGAATTTCACAGCAACTTTACCGAACAAATCTGGATTCGCACTCAATTGTCTTTCATAACAATAAAGGATCTGACCCAATTTAGATTTAATGTACTGAGCGATAACCTCACGGTCCAAACCGCCCGTAATTTCTGATTCCTCTTCGATCAAGCCAACGCCACCGCTACCAGTGCCACCAGCTGCAAGGCCACCCATACCAGCAGCGTTTTTACCGCCACCGCGACCGTTCGTAGAAATCATCACGCCACTGCCGTTACCTGCAGCACCCCAGTCACGACCAGAACGTTCCATGCTGCCGACTGCAGCCAAGGCACGACCTGAAGGACCCGAACCTGCTTTCACGCCATTTGCGAAAATCACGTTGTTAGATTTTGCACCTTGCGCAGAAACTTTGCCGATCAATTGCGAAATACGACCGTTCGAAATCGATTTCATCATGTTCGCCAATTTACCGCCGCCACCACCTGTTGGCATTTCTGCCTTAGGACCTGCAGCAGGAGCCGCTTGCACTGCCACTTGCGCAGGTTTTGCAGCTTCAGCTTTTTTACGCTTAGGTTTGATTTCAGTTTTAACAATAATTTTTTGCGCCACTTTTGGTGGAGCCTCTGCCACAAGGTGGTTCGACTTCGGAGAGAAGATCGCCAGTGTAATGAAGAAAGCCGCAGCTCCCAACATCAACACCACACCTTTTTTAGAGTCTTCATCAACCAATTGACTTGGAGAGAAGCGTGCAAGTCTTGCAGCATCTTCCAAAGACAATGTTCTTTGGCTGACTTCAAGATCGCCAACCATTTGGCGGTGCCATTCCGGAGACGGCACACATGCGATCTTTTCAGAGCTCAATGCAGGTTGGAATTTTTTATTCAAAGGAAGGATCTTCGTTTGAATAACAACACCAGCTTGTTTCACCATGAACAATTGGAATTGTTTGCCAAGTTCTTGTGATTCACGGCCTGCTTTTTCAAGGCGCATGTAAAGATCGACTTCTCTTTTCACCGGAGTGAAAGAAAGAGTGCAATCTTCTAACTCAAGCACTTGATCTTTATTCAATGACAAAGCAGGGGAACCAGAGGCTTTTGCGCTTGTCATAAGATCCATATTTACGTACCACCACTGGTTGTCACGGAATTCAAAAAGACCTTGAATGCCTTTTGTACCAGGAGCGATCGAGATCACATCGGCATCGCGAGATGAACCGAATGTTTGTGTATTATTTGTTGAACGCAACTTCCAAGTTTTTGCAGTCCCGTTCTTAAGAGACTGACGTACAATTAACGTGAGCATGTAACACCTCGTGTGTTCTAGTTATTCAGGTACAAAGCAGATTCGCGAATACGGCCATCCATATCCTTCTGCACGTCATAAAGAGGCATAAATTTAATCCCTCTTTTTTGCACAAGGTAGGCACCGTCAGGATTACGAATCGTACCCTTGAGGTTCATGTCACCAAAATTTACTTCTTGGACTTTACGGACTGTTCTTGTTTTGGCAAAGCCAGTCGCAGTTCCCAAGAGAATGAAAGCGATCATCGCCGAGATGAAAGTTTTCACCTGTACCCTCCATACTACAAGTCTCCTGAGATTACGTTCTGACCGACTTTGTTTTGATTTTTCAAATACTGTATTTTCTTACCTAACCAATCTCTCAAATCCATTTGCGAGCTTGCTTTGAACGCTTTTTCATAAGAGTCCAAGGCAAGAGTTGGGCTTCCTTTGTAAGTCTCAAAGATATGAGCTTGTTCTAGAAGGAAGTCGACATTGTCTTTCTTACCACCCAACAAATCTTTCAGAGTGCTGAGAGCTTTATCGACTTCACCTTTCTGAGCATAGGCTTCGCTCATCAAGGTTCCCACATTGAAAGTATACAACTGTTCTTTATTCAGAGAAGATAATTTTTCAATTGCTCTAGTAAAATCTCCCTCTGAGAAAGCCTTCACGCCAGCGAAAGTTTGCATTTCTGTCGAAGGCATTTGCATGTCCAAAACTTTTTCGAAAAATTGCATTGCTGCATTCAAGCCATCGTCTTTATAAATCAAGCGTGCTTTTTGATATACGAATGGAGCTGCTTCAGGTTGAAGCTTCAATGCGGCTTCAATCATCCACTGAGCTTTCTCTGTATAACCGCGAGCTTCCGCGCCAACGCTTGCATAGAACAAACCTAGTGCGCGCGTGTCTTTATTTTTCGCAAGCTCTAAACCCAATTTTTCAACGATATCGAACTGTCTAGAACCATAACAATTTCCTGCAATTTCGATCGGATTTACTTTCGCAAGTTGACCCGTTAAAACTGCGGCTTTGTTACAAGTTTTTCCTGCGCGAGTCTCAAGACGAGACACCTTACCGATGCTCATATCCATTGAAGCTGGCAAGAAAGCACCCATTTTATCAGCCGCAGGGTATTGCACATCCGGAGTGATCGTTTGATCCACACGAATATTTGCAATCACACGACCTGTCGTTGCTGATTGACCCTTAGAAGCCGCAAGAACTTTCAATTTATTTTCGTTCTCGTTCTTCTTTTCTTGGATCGGGTTGATCAATTTAGCCAACTCACCACGCAATTGCTGTTGTTCTTCCGGTTTCAAGGAAGCAGGCAATGGCATGCTTGATAAAGCTTCGATGTAGTTGCCGTAACAACGGTCGATACCGCGCATAGCTTCCAGCTGTTGATACGGATCTTTACTCATTTTCAAAGCTGTCACGTAAGCCGTTTGAGCTTTATCCAACTTTTCAGTCTTGATACCAAGAACTGTTGCGAATTTCTCTTCACGAGCTTTCACGCTTTGTTGGATCAATTCTTTTTCAAGAACTTGCGCTTGGATCAAACGAGCTTCCGCACGAACTTCTGCAGGAACACTACGGCCGTTTGCTTTCATCGAAAGATCGAAAGCAGCAGTCATTTTGCCAGCGGCCAACAAAGCTTTCGCTTTGTCGATCATGATCTGAGTCGTATATGGTTCGATCCCTTTAGCTTGGATCTGATTTTGGATCTTCGCTAGCTCCGCAGAGTTCGGTTCACCTTTATATGAATCCATCAATTTGCCATAGATGCGCTCTAACGTTTTGTTATCAGCACCAGCCAGGATTCCCATATAAGCCGCACGAGCATCTTTGATTTTCTTTTCTAGCAAGTAGATGTCAGCAGCCGTTTCAAGTTGTGTGTTGCGACCTTTTTTATCAAGGTCGGCAATTTTCACCAAAGTTTCTGCCGATTTTGAAATTTGGCCGACGTCAGCGTAAGCTTTCGCAGCATCTTTCAAAGCATCCAAGTTCTTTTTATCGTCTGGATATTTCGAAACGTATTTTAAAGACAATTCAGCAGCATCAAAGACTTTGCCTTCAGTATAAAGAATACCGATAGCTTGCCATTGAGCGTCTTGAGCTAACTTCGAACCTTCGTGTTCTTTAGCGTAAGCGATAAGCTTTTGCGCAGCTTGGTCTTTGTCACCAGTTTTCGCAAACTCTTGAACTTCCGTAAAGTGAGCTTCTTCGAAGATTTTGCCCATATCTTTTTTGCGGGCTTCGTCTGATGAAGAAGTCATAACTTGTTTCGAGAAATCTTTGATACCAGCGTAGTCTTTCTTGATGTTCAGCATATCCAACACCAAGTCTTCAGATTTCTTTTTGATATCTGCGTTTTCAGAGCCTTTAACGACAGTCAAAGGTTTCAACCACTTTTCAGCTTCTGGGTAGTTTTGCTCTTCGTAAGCAATGTGACCCATTTTGAATTTCACTGATGTCGCGAATTTGCCAGCAGGATATTTAGCTAAGTAGTTTAAAGCCAATTCTTTACGTTCAGCCTCTTTCAAAGCATCTTTCTTTTGATCGATAGACTTTTCTTTAGAGAATAGGGCCGCGTAGTTGGCATCATGGCGAAGAGGTTCTTCTTTAGAAGCATCGCCCACCATTTTGTACTGAACGCTGGCGTCATCGTATTTACCCAATTGGAATAACAACTCTGCATAGGCAAAGCGTGTTTTCAAATCTGGTTTCGTTGGATCTTCGTTATCCAACATCAATTTGAAAAGTTTCTGAGTCAAATTCGAGAACTCAGTGTTTTGTTTGTTTTTAGTCCAGATGTCCCACCATTTTTTCGTCAT containing:
- a CDS encoding AgmX/PglI C-terminal domain-containing protein; translation: MLTLIVRQSLKNGTAKTWKLRSTNNTQTFGSSRDADVISIAPGTKGIQGLFEFRDNQWWYVNMDLMTSAKASGSPALSLNKDQVLELEDCTLSFTPVKREVDLYMRLEKAGRESQELGKQFQLFMVKQAGVVIQTKILPLNKKFQPALSSEKIACVPSPEWHRQMVGDLEVSQRTLSLEDAARLARFSPSQLVDEDSKKGVVLMLGAAAFFITLAIFSPKSNHLVAEAPPKVAQKIIVKTEIKPKRKKAEAAKPAQVAVQAAPAAGPKAEMPTGGGGGKLANMMKSISNGRISQLIGKVSAQGAKSNNVIFANGVKAGSGPSGRALAAVGSMERSGRDWGAAGNGSGVMISTNGRGGGKNAAGMGGLAAGGTGSGGVGLIEEESEITGGLDREVIAQYIKSKLGQILYCYERQLSANPDLFGKVAVKFTIGPTGQVEQQLIGDTTLKNATVEGCILNRVAAWKFPTPQGGTRVLVTYPFLFKSTN
- a CDS encoding tetratricopeptide repeat protein; the protein is MKLRTVFLLLAIHLFSIYCFAETEKGLLPEVRLSGNEDDNERKALSSEIMITRSENKAIESLQAILKKQKGSKNEADLWYRLAELYMRRSKSGRFFDLHKDTPLMKLSSFPVPNEKGAEAIKRAIKIYNKIEAEFPGFKQMDSVLFNNAFAHQQVGQFKESDNLYARLLQKFPKSPLVPDGTLALGELLYDQGKFAAALDQFQRLEKFPQSRVYSYGMYKAAWAYYNLHDSDNGIKKLIEVVKNNPPLQEGEVPTNRHNLRKEALRDLTVFIGDSYPANKLYSFFEDITTEDELGQSMSDLAKLYDSHSRQKEMNIFLGEYIDKRPSGPEVVKSHLALVEANETLKKRDLVLEHLQLASDLCRKDSAWKTMQKADVAQASCNEGFRHTSLDMTKKWWDIWTKNKQNTEFSNLTQKLFKLMLDNEDPTKPDLKTRFAYAELLFQLGKYDDASVQYKMVGDASKEEPLRHDANYAALFSKEKSIDQKKDALKEAERKELALNYLAKYPAGKFATSVKFKMGHIAYEEQNYPEAEKWLKPLTVVKGSENADIKKKSEDLVLDMLNIKKDYAGIKDFSKQVMTSSSDEARKKDMGKIFEEAHFTEVQEFAKTGDKDQAAQKLIAYAKEHEGSKLAQDAQWQAIGILYTEGKVFDAAELSLKYVSKYPDDKKNLDALKDAAKAYADVGQISKSAETLVKIADLDKKGRNTQLETAADIYLLEKKIKDARAAYMGILAGADNKTLERIYGKLMDSYKGEPNSAELAKIQNQIQAKGIEPYTTQIMIDKAKALLAAGKMTAAFDLSMKANGRSVPAEVRAEARLIQAQVLEKELIQQSVKAREEKFATVLGIKTEKLDKAQTAYVTALKMSKDPYQQLEAMRGIDRCYGNYIEALSSMPLPASLKPEEQQQLRGELAKLINPIQEKKNENENKLKVLAASKGQSATTGRVIANIRVDQTITPDVQYPAADKMGAFLPASMDMSIGKVSRLETRAGKTCNKAAVLTGQLAKVNPIEIAGNCYGSRQFDIVEKLGLELAKNKDTRALGLFYASVGAEARGYTEKAQWMIEAALKLQPEAAPFVYQKARLIYKDDGLNAAMQFFEKVLDMQMPSTEMQTFAGVKAFSEGDFTRAIEKLSSLNKEQLYTFNVGTLMSEAYAQKGEVDKALSTLKDLLGGKKDNVDFLLEQAHIFETYKGSPTLALDSYEKAFKASSQMDLRDWLGKKIQYLKNQNKVGQNVISGDL